A portion of the Salvelinus sp. IW2-2015 unplaced genomic scaffold, ASM291031v2 Un_scaffold1986, whole genome shotgun sequence genome contains these proteins:
- the LOC112072645 gene encoding guanylate cyclase soluble subunit beta-2-like, producing MIQNKSQHQAEALERMRARCASLPHCPAGKRSRWDMVRSVVMFGKDNLLKSFTPCYPDKLWMEEQAFCNAFPFHIVFDKQLKVKQTGINIQKFVPGLQTMDIRLDEYFSIVHPQVTFNIESIRKFINSQFVLKTRREMVPLASQHQSMLKLRGQMVWMESLGCMVYLCSPKLRSLQELEERGLHISDIAQHDTTRDLILLNQQRLAEMELSNQLERKKEELRILSRHLETEKKKTETLLYAMLPRHVANQLKEGKRVEAGEFQVCTILFSDVVTFTNICAACEPIQIVNMLNSMYSKFDRLTSVHDVYKVETIGDAYMVVGGVPIPADSHAERVANFALGMRIAAREVTNPITGQPIQVTL from the exons ATGATTCAAAACAAGAGTCAA CATCAGGCAGAGGCATTGGAGAGGATGAGAGCCAGGTGTGCCAGTCTGCCCCACTGCCCTGCTGGGAAAAGATCACGCTGGGACATGGTTAGGAGCGTTGTCATGTTTGGAAAAG ACAACCTTCTGAAGTCGTTCACACCCTGCTACCCAGATAAGCTGTGGATGGAGGAACAAGCATTCTGCAATGCCTTCCCTTTCCACATTGTCTTTGATAAACAG CTCAAGGTGAAGCAGACTGGGATTAACATCCAGAAGTTTGTCCCTGGGCTGCAGACGATGGACATCCGTCTGGATGAGTACTTCAGCATTGTCCATCCGCAGGTGACCTTCAACATCGAGAGCATCAGGAAGTTCATCAACAGCCAGTTTGTCCTGAAGACCAGACGGGAGATGGTGCCACTGGCCTCTCAGCATCAGTCCATGCTCAAACTCAGAG GTCAGATGGTGTGGATGGAGTCTCTGGGCTGTATGGTGTACCTGTGCTCYCCGAAGCTGCGCAGCCTGCAGGAGTTGGAGGAGAGGGGTCTGCACATCTCCGACATCGCCCAGCACGACACCACCCGGGACCTCATCCTGCTTAACCAACAGCGTCTGGCCGAGATGGAGCTGTCCAATCAGCTGGAGCGCAAAAAG GAGGAGCTGAGGATCCTCTCACGCCACCTCGAGACGGAGAAGAAGAAGACGGAGACTCTGCTCTACGCCATGTTGCCTCGCCACGTAGCCAACCAGCTGAAGGAGGGCAAGAGGGTGGAAGCAG GTGAGTTCCAGGTGTGCACCATCCTGTTCAGTGATGTGGTCACCTTCACCAATATCTGTGCTGCCTGCGAGCCCATCCAGATCGTCAACATGCTCAACTCCATGTACTCCAAGTTCGACCGCCTTACCAGCGTCCATGACGTGTACAAg GTGGAGACTATTGGAGACGCCTACATGGTGGTGGGTGGGGTTCCCATTCCAGCTGACAGCCATGCAGAGCGGGTGGCCAACTTTGCCCTGGGTATGCGTATCGCTGCTCGGGAGGTGACCAACCCTATCACTGGGCAACCCATCCAGGTGACTTTATAG